From a single Pseudomonas sp. A34-9 genomic region:
- a CDS encoding OprD family porin, whose amino-acid sequence MVNNTKMSMAALAVVVGAGPSMVFAEDKPEGFVEGSSLTVLNRNFYFNRDHRNGQSSPTGNGYSEAWAHAVISKFESGFTQGTVGVGVDAFAMIGLKLDTGDGRNGGRSSFDVLPVNSDGQARDEYTKVGGAAKIRAFDTVVRVGDVFPANPVVAAGDSRLLPESFRGVTASNTSIEGLSVQGGRLHAMSQPVSSDMRENFATFYAGPVNSPWIAYGGGDYALNKNLSFSLYSSRLKDAWNQYYAGTAWTYPLSDDLSLFGGLNYYKAVDEGKQLLGEFDNNIWSGRAGVKFGAHSVALSHQRNNGNDDFDYLRQSDSIFLDNSIQYSDFNSPKERSWMVRYDLDMSTYGVPGLSFMTRYARGTDADYSNANAVYMRRDAEGNPLTDQKRWERDIEVKYVVQSGSMKDLSLRLRQATTRATAFESDLDEVRVIVEYPLAIL is encoded by the coding sequence ATGGTTAACAATACAAAAATGTCGATGGCCGCTTTAGCGGTGGTGGTCGGCGCCGGGCCGTCCATGGTGTTTGCAGAAGACAAGCCTGAAGGCTTTGTCGAAGGCAGCAGCCTGACGGTGCTCAACCGCAACTTCTACTTCAATCGTGATCATCGCAACGGCCAATCCAGCCCGACCGGCAACGGTTATTCCGAAGCCTGGGCGCATGCGGTCATCAGCAAGTTCGAATCCGGTTTCACCCAAGGCACCGTCGGCGTTGGTGTCGATGCATTTGCGATGATCGGGCTGAAGCTCGACACCGGCGACGGCCGTAATGGCGGGCGCAGTTCGTTTGATGTTCTTCCGGTCAACAGTGATGGTCAGGCGCGAGACGAATACACCAAGGTCGGCGGCGCTGCGAAAATTCGAGCGTTCGATACGGTGGTCAGGGTCGGTGATGTATTCCCGGCCAACCCGGTAGTGGCGGCTGGTGACTCGCGTTTGCTGCCGGAGAGCTTTCGCGGGGTGACGGCGAGCAACACCAGTATTGAAGGTCTATCGGTTCAGGGCGGTCGCTTGCACGCGATGAGCCAACCGGTGTCCAGCGACATGCGCGAGAACTTCGCGACCTTCTACGCAGGCCCGGTCAATTCGCCGTGGATCGCTTACGGCGGCGGCGATTATGCGCTGAACAAAAACCTCAGTTTCAGCCTGTACTCCAGTCGTCTCAAGGACGCCTGGAATCAGTACTACGCCGGCACTGCCTGGACCTATCCGCTGTCCGATGATCTGTCGCTGTTCGGTGGCCTGAACTACTACAAGGCGGTCGATGAGGGCAAACAGCTGCTCGGCGAGTTCGACAACAACATCTGGAGCGGCCGTGCCGGCGTGAAGTTTGGTGCCCACTCCGTCGCCCTCTCCCACCAGCGCAACAACGGCAATGACGACTTCGATTACCTGCGCCAGTCCGATTCGATCTTCCTCGACAACTCCATCCAGTACAGCGACTTCAACTCGCCGAAAGAGCGTTCGTGGATGGTGCGTTATGACCTCGACATGAGCACTTATGGCGTACCGGGTTTGTCGTTCATGACCCGCTATGCGCGCGGCACTGATGCCGACTATTCCAACGCCAACGCGGTGTACATGCGCCGCGATGCCGAGGGTAATCCGCTGACCGACCAGAAGCGCTGGGAACGCGATATCGAAGTCAAATACGTGGTGCAAAGCGGTTCGATGAAAGACCTGTCACTGCGTTTGCGCCAGGCCACCACTCGCGCCACGGCGTTCGAATCCGATCTGGATGAAGTGCGGGTGATTGTCGAGTATCCGCTGGCGATTCTCTGA
- the nuoN gene encoding NADH-quinone oxidoreductase subunit NuoN: MEFTIQHFIALAPLLITSLTIIVVMLAIAWRRNHSQTFLISVAGLNLALLSILPALKVAPLAVTPLLQIDTFACLYMALILVATLACVTLAHAYLGDGGSGYPGNREELYLLILMAAAGGLVLVSAQHLAGLFIGLELLSVPVYGLVAYAFFNKRSLEAGIKYMVLSAAGSAFLLFGMALLYADSGSLSFVGIGQALAATGLPSSLAQLGLGMMLIGLAFKLSLVPFHLWTPDVYEGAPAPVAAFLATASKVAVFAVMVRLFQISPAASSGVLSDVLTVIAFASILFGNLLALTQSNLKRLLGYSSIAHFGYLLIALVASKGLAVEAIGVYLVTYVITSLGAFGVITLMSSPYNGRDADALYEYRGLFWRRPYLTAVLTVMMLSLAGIPLTAGFIGKFYIIATGVESHQWWLVGSLVLGSAIGVFYYLRVMVTLYLIEPNLRRHDAQLHWEQKAGGVMLLAIALVAFFLGVYPQPLLTLVQQAGLAG, encoded by the coding sequence ATGGAATTCACGATTCAACACTTTATTGCGCTTGCGCCACTGTTGATCACCAGCCTCACCATTATCGTGGTGATGCTGGCAATCGCCTGGCGCCGCAATCACTCGCAGACCTTCCTGATCTCGGTCGCCGGTCTGAACCTGGCCCTGCTGTCGATCCTGCCGGCCCTGAAAGTCGCGCCTCTGGCCGTGACTCCACTGCTGCAGATCGACACCTTCGCTTGCCTGTACATGGCGCTGATCCTGGTCGCCACCCTCGCTTGCGTCACCCTCGCCCACGCCTATCTGGGCGATGGCGGTTCGGGTTACCCGGGCAACCGTGAAGAACTGTACCTGTTGATCCTGATGGCCGCCGCCGGTGGTCTGGTTCTGGTCAGCGCGCAGCACCTGGCCGGTTTGTTCATCGGTCTGGAACTGCTCTCGGTACCGGTTTACGGTCTGGTGGCTTACGCCTTCTTCAACAAGCGTTCGCTGGAAGCCGGCATCAAATACATGGTGTTGTCGGCCGCCGGTTCTGCGTTCCTGTTGTTCGGTATGGCGCTGCTGTACGCAGACTCCGGTTCGCTGAGCTTCGTCGGTATCGGTCAGGCTCTGGCTGCAACTGGCCTGCCTAGCTCGCTGGCACAACTGGGCCTGGGCATGATGCTGATCGGTCTGGCGTTCAAGCTTTCGCTGGTACCGTTCCACCTGTGGACGCCGGACGTCTACGAAGGTGCTCCGGCACCAGTGGCCGCGTTCCTCGCCACTGCGTCGAAGGTTGCGGTGTTTGCGGTGATGGTGCGTCTGTTCCAGATCTCCCCTGCCGCGAGCAGTGGCGTACTGAGCGACGTGCTGACCGTCATCGCCTTCGCCTCGATCCTGTTCGGTAACCTGCTGGCCCTGACCCAGAGCAACCTCAAGCGTCTGCTCGGTTACTCGTCCATCGCGCACTTCGGCTACCTGCTGATCGCGCTGGTGGCGAGCAAGGGTCTGGCGGTGGAAGCCATCGGCGTCTACCTGGTCACCTACGTGATCACCAGCCTCGGCGCGTTCGGCGTGATCACCCTGATGTCCTCGCCGTACAACGGCCGTGACGCCGACGCACTGTACGAGTATCGCGGCCTGTTCTGGCGCCGTCCATACCTGACCGCCGTCCTGACCGTGATGATGCTGTCGCTCGCGGGTATCCCGCTGACTGCAGGCTTCATCGGCAAGTTCTACATCATCGCTACCGGTGTCGAGTCGCACCAATGGTGGCTGGTCGGTTCGCTGGTACTGGGCAGCGCCATCGGCGTGTTCTACTACCTGCGCGTGATGGTCACCCTGTACCTGATCGAACCAAACCTGCGTCGCCACGACGCCCAGCTGCACTGGGAACAGAAGGCAGGCGGCGTGATGCTGCTGGCCATCGCCCTGGTCGCATTCTTCCTGGGTGTGTACCCGCAGCCATTGCTGACACTGGTTCAGCAGGCGGGTCTGGCGGGCTGA